One Takifugu rubripes chromosome 19, fTakRub1.2, whole genome shotgun sequence genomic window carries:
- the slmapa gene encoding sarcolemma associated protein a isoform X1: MPSALAVFACRPNSHPFQERHVYLDEPVKIGRSVARCRPAQNNATFDCKVLSRNHALVWFDHKTGKFYLQDTKSSNGTFINSQRLSRGSEESPPCEVLSGDIIQFGVDVTENTRKVTHGCIVSAIKLFLPDGNEARRRSDVIQPPLPLPIDKVAANTPSMYSQELFQLSQYLQEALHREQMLEQKLATLQRLLANTQEASESSWQALIDEDRLLSRLEVMGSQLQAYSKSQTEDGIRKELLALQEDKHNYETTAKESLRRVLQEKIEVVRKLAEVERSLSNTEDECTHLKEMSERGQEELRELANKYNAAVNEIKELTDKIKAAEGRQEELTQRGAKEKRELELRIEEMEEKEQVLQARIEALQADNDFTNERLAALQVRLEQLQEKSIKENNSLDDDIVSHGVVEEPVKDEQSLQTPETQREDGDDEDEDTDTDDGAVGHDEDIDDNCHVNNSGEDSTRIQHFIECSSVKQLKESVSSSIHKLANFDEMLDVHLQNNQRAEDDILGSPDHLQGTQIDAKESDMSDTLSPSKDRSSDDTSDGNMEDQELNEPQNRVALLKAELHRAGLEPGDTEQVIHHLHRELLEAQEMANTGKQRCLELQALLEEERRSNCQQTEDSTKQIQYLQSQLGKLQADMEALREQRESTICTTREELYSAQEEILVLRHAMEAATVEREQDIAALQADLGSVRSELEHWRSTAAKYGEEIGRLQEAFRQQQQHQNTATQLQVECGELQQRCACLQQECDGLRSERTALSDKLLRLETELSSTKEHSQVLSSNLVSLEKREEVLQDKLGSLENQHVQDASRLRTQLDQAQAHTHTLQKEYEDTQSQLLALRQRYERTEKEKLSIHQQLEQCKSSLKLLQDKTGSPSILQPVQAIFIGLVLAVLYWCFGQLW; the protein is encoded by the exons ATGCCTTCTGCACTGGCCGTGTTCGCCTGCCGACCCAACTCGCACCCGTTCCAGGAGCGACACGTGTACCTGGATGAGCCGGTCAAGATTGGCAGGTCCGTGGCTCGGTGTCGTCCAGCCCAGAACAATGCCACCTTTGACTGCAAGGTGCTGTCCAGGAATCATGCACTTGTCTGGTTCGACCACAAAACTGGCAAG TTCTACCTGCAGGACACTAAAAGCAGCAATGGAACCTTCATCAACAGCCAGAGGTTGAGCCGTGGCTCTGAGGAGAGTCCTCCCTGTGAAGTGCTGTCTGGAGACATCATTCAGTTTGGTGTAGACGTTACTGAGAACACACGTAAAG ttACTCATGGCTGCATCGTATCTGCAATCAAACTCTTCTTACCTGATGGAAATGAGGCGCGCAGACGAAGCGA TGTCATCCAGCCTCCCCTGCCACTGCCTATCGACAAG GTTGCTGCAAACACTCCCAGTATGTACTCTCAGGAACTGTTCCAGCTGTCCCAGTACCTGCAG GAAGCCTTACACAgagagcagatgttggagcAGAAGCTAGCGACTCTGCAGCGTCTTTTGGCTAACACTCAGGAGGCCTCAGAGAGCAGCTGGCAG GCCTTGATCGATGAAGACCGTCTGCTTTCCAGACTGGAAGTGATGGGCAGTCAGCTGCAGGCGTATTCTAAG TCCCAAACGGAGGATGGAATTCGTAAAGAACTCTTGGCTCTTCAGGAAGACAAACACAACTATGAGACAACTGCAAAGGAGTCTCTGAGGAGAGTTTTGCAGGAAAAGATTGAGGTGGTCCGAAAGCTTGCTGAGGTGGAG CGGTCTCTCAGCAACACGGAGGATGAGTGCACCCACCTGAAGGAGATGTCTGAAAGGGgccaggaggagctcagggagcTGGCCAACAAATATAATGCTGCAGTCAATGAGATCAAAGAGCTCACCGACAAAATTAAG gcagcagagggCCGGCAGGAGGAGCTGACCCAGCGGGGGGCGAAGGAGAAGAGGGAGTTGGAGTTACGGAttgaggagatggaggaaaaagagcaGGTTCTTCAGGCTCGCATCGAAGCTCTGCAGGCCGACAACGACTTCACCAATGAGCGGCTGGCTGCGCTGCAgg TGCGGttagagcagctgcaggaaaaaagCATTAAAGAGAACAACAGCCTGG atGACGACATTGTCTCTCACGGAGTTGTAGAGGAGCCTGTGAAGGATGAACAGAGTCTTCAGACCCCTGAGACCCAGagggaggatggtgatgatgaagatgaggacacagacacagatgatGGTGCAGTTGGTCATGATGAAGATATTGATG ACAACTGTCATGTTAACAACAGTGGAGAGGACTCAACTAGAATCCAACACTTTATAGAGTGTTCAT CTGTGAAACAGTTGAAGGAGAGTGTGAGTTCATCGATCCACAAACTGGCCAACTTTGATG aaaTGTTGGACGTACATTTACAGAACAACCAAAGGGCAGAAGACGACATCCTGGGCAGCCCTGATCATCTCCAAG GAACTCAGATTGACGCCAAAGAGTCGGATATGTCAGACACTCTGAGTCCCAGCAAAGACCGCAGCAGTGATGATACATCGG ATGGAAATATGGAGGACCAGGAGCTCAATGAACCACAGAACAGAGTAGCTTTGCTCAAAG CTGAGCTGCACCGGGCCGGTCTTGAGCCGGGAGACAcagagcaggtcatccaccatCTCCatagagaacttctggaggccCAGGAGATGGCCAACACTGGCAAACAGAGATGTCTGGAGTTACAAG CCCTgctagaggaggagaggagaagtaacTGCCAGCAGACTGAAGATTCCACCAAGCAGATCCAGTACCTGCAGA GTCAGCTCGGAAAGCTGCAGGCGGATATGGAAGCTCtcagggagcagagggagagcaCCATCTGCACCACCCGAGAGGAACTTTACTCCGCCCAAGAAGAG ATTCTTGTTTTGCGGCACGCCATGGAGGCTGCCACTGTGGAGCGCGAGCAGGATATAGCCGCCCTGCAGGCTGACCTGGGCTCCGTCAGATCCGAGTTGGAGCACTGGAGGAGCACAGCTGCGAAGTACGGGGAGGAGATAGGTCGCCTGCAGGAGGctttcaggcagcagcagcagcaccagaacacTGCCACCCAGCTGCAGG TGGAGTGtggtgagctgcagcagcggtgTGCCTGCTTGCAGCAGGAATGTGACGGCCTGAGAAGTGAAAGAACGGCTCTTTCAGACAAACTGCTGCGCCTGGAGACTGAACTCAGCAG CACCAAAGAGCACAGTCAAGTCCTCAGCAGCAATTTGGTGTCCctggagaaaagggaggaagtcCTGCAGGACAAGCTGGGTTCTCTAGAAAATCAACACGTGCAGGACGCCAGCAGGTTGAGGACCCAGCTGGACCAGGCtcaggcccacacacacacattacagaaGGAG taTGAAGACACACAGTCACAGCTTTTGGCGCTTCGTCAGCGTTACGAGAGGacggagaaggagaagctgagcatccaccagcagctggaacagtgcaaaagcagcctgaagctgctgcaggacaagaCCGGCTCT CCATCCATATTGCAGCCTGTCCAAGCCATATTCATTGGCCTTGTCCTGGCTGTGCTCTACTGGTGTTTCGGCCAGTTGTGGTAG
- the slmapa gene encoding sarcolemma associated protein a isoform X2: MPSALAVFACRPNSHPFQERHVYLDEPVKIGRSVARCRPAQNNATFDCKVLSRNHALVWFDHKTGKFYLQDTKSSNGTFINSQRLSRGSEESPPCEVLSGDIIQFGVDVTENTRKVTHGCIVSAIKLFLPDGNEARRRSDVIQPPLPLPIDKVAANTPSMYSQELFQLSQYLQEALHREQMLEQKLATLQRLLANTQEASESSWQALIDEDRLLSRLEVMGSQLQAYSKSQTEDGIRKELLALQEDKHNYETTAKESLRRVLQEKIEVVRKLAEVERSLSNTEDECTHLKEMSERGQEELRELANKYNAAVNEIKELTDKIKAAEGRQEELTQRGAKEKRELELRIEEMEEKEQVLQARIEALQADNDFTNERLAALQVRLEQLQEKSIKENNSLEEPVKDEQSLQTPETQREDGDDEDEDTDTDDGAVGHDEDIDDNCHVNNSGEDSTRIQHFIECSSVKQLKESVSSSIHKLANFDEMLDVHLQNNQRAEDDILGSPDHLQGTQIDAKESDMSDTLSPSKDRSSDDTSDGNMEDQELNEPQNRVALLKAELHRAGLEPGDTEQVIHHLHRELLEAQEMANTGKQRCLELQALLEEERRSNCQQTEDSTKQIQYLQSQLGKLQADMEALREQRESTICTTREELYSAQEEILVLRHAMEAATVEREQDIAALQADLGSVRSELEHWRSTAAKYGEEIGRLQEAFRQQQQHQNTATQLQVECGELQQRCACLQQECDGLRSERTALSDKLLRLETELSSTKEHSQVLSSNLVSLEKREEVLQDKLGSLENQHVQDASRLRTQLDQAQAHTHTLQKEYEDTQSQLLALRQRYERTEKEKLSIHQQLEQCKSSLKLLQDKTGSPSILQPVQAIFIGLVLAVLYWCFGQLW, from the exons ATGCCTTCTGCACTGGCCGTGTTCGCCTGCCGACCCAACTCGCACCCGTTCCAGGAGCGACACGTGTACCTGGATGAGCCGGTCAAGATTGGCAGGTCCGTGGCTCGGTGTCGTCCAGCCCAGAACAATGCCACCTTTGACTGCAAGGTGCTGTCCAGGAATCATGCACTTGTCTGGTTCGACCACAAAACTGGCAAG TTCTACCTGCAGGACACTAAAAGCAGCAATGGAACCTTCATCAACAGCCAGAGGTTGAGCCGTGGCTCTGAGGAGAGTCCTCCCTGTGAAGTGCTGTCTGGAGACATCATTCAGTTTGGTGTAGACGTTACTGAGAACACACGTAAAG ttACTCATGGCTGCATCGTATCTGCAATCAAACTCTTCTTACCTGATGGAAATGAGGCGCGCAGACGAAGCGA TGTCATCCAGCCTCCCCTGCCACTGCCTATCGACAAG GTTGCTGCAAACACTCCCAGTATGTACTCTCAGGAACTGTTCCAGCTGTCCCAGTACCTGCAG GAAGCCTTACACAgagagcagatgttggagcAGAAGCTAGCGACTCTGCAGCGTCTTTTGGCTAACACTCAGGAGGCCTCAGAGAGCAGCTGGCAG GCCTTGATCGATGAAGACCGTCTGCTTTCCAGACTGGAAGTGATGGGCAGTCAGCTGCAGGCGTATTCTAAG TCCCAAACGGAGGATGGAATTCGTAAAGAACTCTTGGCTCTTCAGGAAGACAAACACAACTATGAGACAACTGCAAAGGAGTCTCTGAGGAGAGTTTTGCAGGAAAAGATTGAGGTGGTCCGAAAGCTTGCTGAGGTGGAG CGGTCTCTCAGCAACACGGAGGATGAGTGCACCCACCTGAAGGAGATGTCTGAAAGGGgccaggaggagctcagggagcTGGCCAACAAATATAATGCTGCAGTCAATGAGATCAAAGAGCTCACCGACAAAATTAAG gcagcagagggCCGGCAGGAGGAGCTGACCCAGCGGGGGGCGAAGGAGAAGAGGGAGTTGGAGTTACGGAttgaggagatggaggaaaaagagcaGGTTCTTCAGGCTCGCATCGAAGCTCTGCAGGCCGACAACGACTTCACCAATGAGCGGCTGGCTGCGCTGCAgg TGCGGttagagcagctgcaggaaaaaagCATTAAAGAGAACAACAGCCTGG AGGAGCCTGTGAAGGATGAACAGAGTCTTCAGACCCCTGAGACCCAGagggaggatggtgatgatgaagatgaggacacagacacagatgatGGTGCAGTTGGTCATGATGAAGATATTGATG ACAACTGTCATGTTAACAACAGTGGAGAGGACTCAACTAGAATCCAACACTTTATAGAGTGTTCAT CTGTGAAACAGTTGAAGGAGAGTGTGAGTTCATCGATCCACAAACTGGCCAACTTTGATG aaaTGTTGGACGTACATTTACAGAACAACCAAAGGGCAGAAGACGACATCCTGGGCAGCCCTGATCATCTCCAAG GAACTCAGATTGACGCCAAAGAGTCGGATATGTCAGACACTCTGAGTCCCAGCAAAGACCGCAGCAGTGATGATACATCGG ATGGAAATATGGAGGACCAGGAGCTCAATGAACCACAGAACAGAGTAGCTTTGCTCAAAG CTGAGCTGCACCGGGCCGGTCTTGAGCCGGGAGACAcagagcaggtcatccaccatCTCCatagagaacttctggaggccCAGGAGATGGCCAACACTGGCAAACAGAGATGTCTGGAGTTACAAG CCCTgctagaggaggagaggagaagtaacTGCCAGCAGACTGAAGATTCCACCAAGCAGATCCAGTACCTGCAGA GTCAGCTCGGAAAGCTGCAGGCGGATATGGAAGCTCtcagggagcagagggagagcaCCATCTGCACCACCCGAGAGGAACTTTACTCCGCCCAAGAAGAG ATTCTTGTTTTGCGGCACGCCATGGAGGCTGCCACTGTGGAGCGCGAGCAGGATATAGCCGCCCTGCAGGCTGACCTGGGCTCCGTCAGATCCGAGTTGGAGCACTGGAGGAGCACAGCTGCGAAGTACGGGGAGGAGATAGGTCGCCTGCAGGAGGctttcaggcagcagcagcagcaccagaacacTGCCACCCAGCTGCAGG TGGAGTGtggtgagctgcagcagcggtgTGCCTGCTTGCAGCAGGAATGTGACGGCCTGAGAAGTGAAAGAACGGCTCTTTCAGACAAACTGCTGCGCCTGGAGACTGAACTCAGCAG CACCAAAGAGCACAGTCAAGTCCTCAGCAGCAATTTGGTGTCCctggagaaaagggaggaagtcCTGCAGGACAAGCTGGGTTCTCTAGAAAATCAACACGTGCAGGACGCCAGCAGGTTGAGGACCCAGCTGGACCAGGCtcaggcccacacacacacattacagaaGGAG taTGAAGACACACAGTCACAGCTTTTGGCGCTTCGTCAGCGTTACGAGAGGacggagaaggagaagctgagcatccaccagcagctggaacagtgcaaaagcagcctgaagctgctgcaggacaagaCCGGCTCT CCATCCATATTGCAGCCTGTCCAAGCCATATTCATTGGCCTTGTCCTGGCTGTGCTCTACTGGTGTTTCGGCCAGTTGTGGTAG
- the slmapa gene encoding sarcolemma associated protein a isoform X4 → MPSALAVFACRPNSHPFQERHVYLDEPVKIGRSVARCRPAQNNATFDCKVLSRNHALVWFDHKTGKFYLQDTKSSNGTFINSQRLSRGSEESPPCEVLSGDIIQFGVDVTENTRKVTHGCIVSAIKLFLPDGNEARRRSDVIQPPLPLPIDKVAANTPSMYSQELFQLSQYLQEALHREQMLEQKLATLQRLLANTQEASESSWQALIDEDRLLSRLEVMGSQLQAYSKSQTEDGIRKELLALQEDKHNYETTAKESLRRVLQEKIEVVRKLAEVERSLSNTEDECTHLKEMSERGQEELRELANKYNAAVNEIKELTDKIKAAEGRQEELTQRGAKEKRELELRIEEMEEKEQVLQARIEALQADNDFTNERLAALQVRLEQLQEKSIKENNSLEEPVKDEQSLQTPETQREDGDDEDEDTDTDDGAVGHDEDIDAVKQLKESVSSSIHKLANFDEMLDVHLQNNQRAEDDILGSPDHLQGTQIDAKESDMSDTLSPSKDRSSDDTSDGNMEDQELNEPQNRVALLKAELHRAGLEPGDTEQVIHHLHRELLEAQEMANTGKQRCLELQALLEEERRSNCQQTEDSTKQIQYLQSQLGKLQADMEALREQRESTICTTREELYSAQEEILVLRHAMEAATVEREQDIAALQADLGSVRSELEHWRSTAAKYGEEIGRLQEAFRQQQQHQNTATQLQVECGELQQRCACLQQECDGLRSERTALSDKLLRLETELSSTKEHSQVLSSNLVSLEKREEVLQDKLGSLENQHVQDASRLRTQLDQAQAHTHTLQKEYEDTQSQLLALRQRYERTEKEKLSIHQQLEQCKSSLKLLQDKTGSPSILQPVQAIFIGLVLAVLYWCFGQLW, encoded by the exons ATGCCTTCTGCACTGGCCGTGTTCGCCTGCCGACCCAACTCGCACCCGTTCCAGGAGCGACACGTGTACCTGGATGAGCCGGTCAAGATTGGCAGGTCCGTGGCTCGGTGTCGTCCAGCCCAGAACAATGCCACCTTTGACTGCAAGGTGCTGTCCAGGAATCATGCACTTGTCTGGTTCGACCACAAAACTGGCAAG TTCTACCTGCAGGACACTAAAAGCAGCAATGGAACCTTCATCAACAGCCAGAGGTTGAGCCGTGGCTCTGAGGAGAGTCCTCCCTGTGAAGTGCTGTCTGGAGACATCATTCAGTTTGGTGTAGACGTTACTGAGAACACACGTAAAG ttACTCATGGCTGCATCGTATCTGCAATCAAACTCTTCTTACCTGATGGAAATGAGGCGCGCAGACGAAGCGA TGTCATCCAGCCTCCCCTGCCACTGCCTATCGACAAG GTTGCTGCAAACACTCCCAGTATGTACTCTCAGGAACTGTTCCAGCTGTCCCAGTACCTGCAG GAAGCCTTACACAgagagcagatgttggagcAGAAGCTAGCGACTCTGCAGCGTCTTTTGGCTAACACTCAGGAGGCCTCAGAGAGCAGCTGGCAG GCCTTGATCGATGAAGACCGTCTGCTTTCCAGACTGGAAGTGATGGGCAGTCAGCTGCAGGCGTATTCTAAG TCCCAAACGGAGGATGGAATTCGTAAAGAACTCTTGGCTCTTCAGGAAGACAAACACAACTATGAGACAACTGCAAAGGAGTCTCTGAGGAGAGTTTTGCAGGAAAAGATTGAGGTGGTCCGAAAGCTTGCTGAGGTGGAG CGGTCTCTCAGCAACACGGAGGATGAGTGCACCCACCTGAAGGAGATGTCTGAAAGGGgccaggaggagctcagggagcTGGCCAACAAATATAATGCTGCAGTCAATGAGATCAAAGAGCTCACCGACAAAATTAAG gcagcagagggCCGGCAGGAGGAGCTGACCCAGCGGGGGGCGAAGGAGAAGAGGGAGTTGGAGTTACGGAttgaggagatggaggaaaaagagcaGGTTCTTCAGGCTCGCATCGAAGCTCTGCAGGCCGACAACGACTTCACCAATGAGCGGCTGGCTGCGCTGCAgg TGCGGttagagcagctgcaggaaaaaagCATTAAAGAGAACAACAGCCTGG AGGAGCCTGTGAAGGATGAACAGAGTCTTCAGACCCCTGAGACCCAGagggaggatggtgatgatgaagatgaggacacagacacagatgatGGTGCAGTTGGTCATGATGAAGATATTGATG CTGTGAAACAGTTGAAGGAGAGTGTGAGTTCATCGATCCACAAACTGGCCAACTTTGATG aaaTGTTGGACGTACATTTACAGAACAACCAAAGGGCAGAAGACGACATCCTGGGCAGCCCTGATCATCTCCAAG GAACTCAGATTGACGCCAAAGAGTCGGATATGTCAGACACTCTGAGTCCCAGCAAAGACCGCAGCAGTGATGATACATCGG ATGGAAATATGGAGGACCAGGAGCTCAATGAACCACAGAACAGAGTAGCTTTGCTCAAAG CTGAGCTGCACCGGGCCGGTCTTGAGCCGGGAGACAcagagcaggtcatccaccatCTCCatagagaacttctggaggccCAGGAGATGGCCAACACTGGCAAACAGAGATGTCTGGAGTTACAAG CCCTgctagaggaggagaggagaagtaacTGCCAGCAGACTGAAGATTCCACCAAGCAGATCCAGTACCTGCAGA GTCAGCTCGGAAAGCTGCAGGCGGATATGGAAGCTCtcagggagcagagggagagcaCCATCTGCACCACCCGAGAGGAACTTTACTCCGCCCAAGAAGAG ATTCTTGTTTTGCGGCACGCCATGGAGGCTGCCACTGTGGAGCGCGAGCAGGATATAGCCGCCCTGCAGGCTGACCTGGGCTCCGTCAGATCCGAGTTGGAGCACTGGAGGAGCACAGCTGCGAAGTACGGGGAGGAGATAGGTCGCCTGCAGGAGGctttcaggcagcagcagcagcaccagaacacTGCCACCCAGCTGCAGG TGGAGTGtggtgagctgcagcagcggtgTGCCTGCTTGCAGCAGGAATGTGACGGCCTGAGAAGTGAAAGAACGGCTCTTTCAGACAAACTGCTGCGCCTGGAGACTGAACTCAGCAG CACCAAAGAGCACAGTCAAGTCCTCAGCAGCAATTTGGTGTCCctggagaaaagggaggaagtcCTGCAGGACAAGCTGGGTTCTCTAGAAAATCAACACGTGCAGGACGCCAGCAGGTTGAGGACCCAGCTGGACCAGGCtcaggcccacacacacacattacagaaGGAG taTGAAGACACACAGTCACAGCTTTTGGCGCTTCGTCAGCGTTACGAGAGGacggagaaggagaagctgagcatccaccagcagctggaacagtgcaaaagcagcctgaagctgctgcaggacaagaCCGGCTCT CCATCCATATTGCAGCCTGTCCAAGCCATATTCATTGGCCTTGTCCTGGCTGTGCTCTACTGGTGTTTCGGCCAGTTGTGGTAG
- the slmapa gene encoding sarcolemma associated protein a isoform X5 has translation MPSALAVFACRPNSHPFQERHVYLDEPVKIGRSVARCRPAQNNATFDCKVLSRNHALVWFDHKTGKFYLQDTKSSNGTFINSQRLSRGSEESPPCEVLSGDIIQFGVDVTENTRKVTHGCIVSAIKLFLPDGNEARRRSDVIQPPLPLPIDKVAANTPSMYSQELFQLSQYLQEALHREQMLEQKLATLQRLLANTQEASESSWQALIDEDRLLSRLEVMGSQLQAYSKSQTEDGIRKELLALQEDKHNYETTAKESLRRVLQEKIEVVRKLAEVERSLSNTEDECTHLKEMSERGQEELRELANKYNAAVNEIKELTDKIKAAEGRQEELTQRGAKEKRELELRIEEMEEKEQVLQARIEALQADNDFTNERLAALQVRLEQLQEKSIKENNSLDDDIVSHGVVEEPVKDEQSLQTPETQREDGDDEDEDTDTDDAVKQLKESVSSSIHKLANFDEMLDVHLQNNQRAEDDILGSPDHLQGTQIDAKESDMSDTLSPSKDRSSDDTSDGNMEDQELNEPQNRVALLKAELHRAGLEPGDTEQVIHHLHRELLEAQEMANTGKQRCLELQALLEEERRSNCQQTEDSTKQIQYLQSQLGKLQADMEALREQRESTICTTREELYSAQEEILVLRHAMEAATVEREQDIAALQADLGSVRSELEHWRSTAAKYGEEIGRLQEAFRQQQQHQNTATQLQVECGELQQRCACLQQECDGLRSERTALSDKLLRLETELSSTKEHSQVLSSNLVSLEKREEVLQDKLGSLENQHVQDASRLRTQLDQAQAHTHTLQKEYEDTQSQLLALRQRYERTEKEKLSIHQQLEQCKSSLKLLQDKTGSPSILQPVQAIFIGLVLAVLYWCFGQLW, from the exons ATGCCTTCTGCACTGGCCGTGTTCGCCTGCCGACCCAACTCGCACCCGTTCCAGGAGCGACACGTGTACCTGGATGAGCCGGTCAAGATTGGCAGGTCCGTGGCTCGGTGTCGTCCAGCCCAGAACAATGCCACCTTTGACTGCAAGGTGCTGTCCAGGAATCATGCACTTGTCTGGTTCGACCACAAAACTGGCAAG TTCTACCTGCAGGACACTAAAAGCAGCAATGGAACCTTCATCAACAGCCAGAGGTTGAGCCGTGGCTCTGAGGAGAGTCCTCCCTGTGAAGTGCTGTCTGGAGACATCATTCAGTTTGGTGTAGACGTTACTGAGAACACACGTAAAG ttACTCATGGCTGCATCGTATCTGCAATCAAACTCTTCTTACCTGATGGAAATGAGGCGCGCAGACGAAGCGA TGTCATCCAGCCTCCCCTGCCACTGCCTATCGACAAG GTTGCTGCAAACACTCCCAGTATGTACTCTCAGGAACTGTTCCAGCTGTCCCAGTACCTGCAG GAAGCCTTACACAgagagcagatgttggagcAGAAGCTAGCGACTCTGCAGCGTCTTTTGGCTAACACTCAGGAGGCCTCAGAGAGCAGCTGGCAG GCCTTGATCGATGAAGACCGTCTGCTTTCCAGACTGGAAGTGATGGGCAGTCAGCTGCAGGCGTATTCTAAG TCCCAAACGGAGGATGGAATTCGTAAAGAACTCTTGGCTCTTCAGGAAGACAAACACAACTATGAGACAACTGCAAAGGAGTCTCTGAGGAGAGTTTTGCAGGAAAAGATTGAGGTGGTCCGAAAGCTTGCTGAGGTGGAG CGGTCTCTCAGCAACACGGAGGATGAGTGCACCCACCTGAAGGAGATGTCTGAAAGGGgccaggaggagctcagggagcTGGCCAACAAATATAATGCTGCAGTCAATGAGATCAAAGAGCTCACCGACAAAATTAAG gcagcagagggCCGGCAGGAGGAGCTGACCCAGCGGGGGGCGAAGGAGAAGAGGGAGTTGGAGTTACGGAttgaggagatggaggaaaaagagcaGGTTCTTCAGGCTCGCATCGAAGCTCTGCAGGCCGACAACGACTTCACCAATGAGCGGCTGGCTGCGCTGCAgg TGCGGttagagcagctgcaggaaaaaagCATTAAAGAGAACAACAGCCTGG atGACGACATTGTCTCTCACGGAGTTGTAGAGGAGCCTGTGAAGGATGAACAGAGTCTTCAGACCCCTGAGACCCAGagggaggatggtgatgatgaagatgaggacacagacacagatgatG CTGTGAAACAGTTGAAGGAGAGTGTGAGTTCATCGATCCACAAACTGGCCAACTTTGATG aaaTGTTGGACGTACATTTACAGAACAACCAAAGGGCAGAAGACGACATCCTGGGCAGCCCTGATCATCTCCAAG GAACTCAGATTGACGCCAAAGAGTCGGATATGTCAGACACTCTGAGTCCCAGCAAAGACCGCAGCAGTGATGATACATCGG ATGGAAATATGGAGGACCAGGAGCTCAATGAACCACAGAACAGAGTAGCTTTGCTCAAAG CTGAGCTGCACCGGGCCGGTCTTGAGCCGGGAGACAcagagcaggtcatccaccatCTCCatagagaacttctggaggccCAGGAGATGGCCAACACTGGCAAACAGAGATGTCTGGAGTTACAAG CCCTgctagaggaggagaggagaagtaacTGCCAGCAGACTGAAGATTCCACCAAGCAGATCCAGTACCTGCAGA GTCAGCTCGGAAAGCTGCAGGCGGATATGGAAGCTCtcagggagcagagggagagcaCCATCTGCACCACCCGAGAGGAACTTTACTCCGCCCAAGAAGAG ATTCTTGTTTTGCGGCACGCCATGGAGGCTGCCACTGTGGAGCGCGAGCAGGATATAGCCGCCCTGCAGGCTGACCTGGGCTCCGTCAGATCCGAGTTGGAGCACTGGAGGAGCACAGCTGCGAAGTACGGGGAGGAGATAGGTCGCCTGCAGGAGGctttcaggcagcagcagcagcaccagaacacTGCCACCCAGCTGCAGG TGGAGTGtggtgagctgcagcagcggtgTGCCTGCTTGCAGCAGGAATGTGACGGCCTGAGAAGTGAAAGAACGGCTCTTTCAGACAAACTGCTGCGCCTGGAGACTGAACTCAGCAG CACCAAAGAGCACAGTCAAGTCCTCAGCAGCAATTTGGTGTCCctggagaaaagggaggaagtcCTGCAGGACAAGCTGGGTTCTCTAGAAAATCAACACGTGCAGGACGCCAGCAGGTTGAGGACCCAGCTGGACCAGGCtcaggcccacacacacacattacagaaGGAG taTGAAGACACACAGTCACAGCTTTTGGCGCTTCGTCAGCGTTACGAGAGGacggagaaggagaagctgagcatccaccagcagctggaacagtgcaaaagcagcctgaagctgctgcaggacaagaCCGGCTCT CCATCCATATTGCAGCCTGTCCAAGCCATATTCATTGGCCTTGTCCTGGCTGTGCTCTACTGGTGTTTCGGCCAGTTGTGGTAG